The Channa argus isolate prfri chromosome 22, Channa argus male v1.0, whole genome shotgun sequence genome has a window encoding:
- the LOC137107657 gene encoding serine/threonine-protein kinase PAK 3 isoform X1 has product MSDSVDIEEKPPAPPLRMNSSSRDSSSVNHASKPLPMAPEEKNKKVRLRSIFPGGDKTNKKKEKERPEISLPSDFEHTIHVGFDAVTGEFTGIPEQWARLLQTSNITKLEQKKNPQAVLDVLKFYDSKETVNNQKYMSFTSGDKSAHGYIAANTLNRLLSSGPPVSLRTCSALFDKGAKTSSTEPPIAPPVSEEEDEEEEEEEEEEEEEEDDDDEMPPVIAPRPEHTKSIYTRSVMDPPKPPTPVKEVLTPPESQVQPENTSNTMYRHTDRQRKKSKMTDEEILERLRSIVSVGDPKKKYTRFEKIGQGASGTVYTAIDIATGQEVAIKQMNLQQQPKKELIINEILVMRENKNSNIVNYLDSYLVGDELWVVMEYLAGGSLTDVVTETCMDEGQIAAVCRECLQALDFLHSNQVIHRDIKSDNILLGMDGSVKLTDFGFCAQITPEQNKRSTMVGTPYWMAPEVVTRKAYGPKVDIWSLGIMAIEMVEGEPPYLNENPLRALYLIATNGTPELQNPERLSSVFRDFLNRCLEMDVDRRGSAKELLQHSFLKLAKPLSSLTPLIVAAKEAIKNSSR; this is encoded by the exons ATGTCTGATAGTGTTGATATTGAAGAGAAACCACCAGCCCCCCCCTTGAGAATGAACAGTAGTTCCAGAGACTCTTCATCAGTGAATCACGCCTCTAAACCACTTCCAATGGctcctgaagaaaaaaacaaaaaagtccgTCTGCGCTCAATCTTCCCTGGGGGAGACAAGA CAAAtaaaaagaaggagaaggaacGTCCTGAGATATCCCTACCCTCAGACTTTGAACACACCATTCATGTTGGCTTTGATGCCGTAACAGGAGAATTCACA GGTATACCAGAGCAGTGGGCACGGCTCCTACAGACCTCAAACATTACCAAGCTGGAGCAGAAGAAGAACCCACAGGCAGTGTTGGACGTCCTAAAATTCTACGACTCAAAAGAGACCGTCAACAACCAGAAATATATGAGCTTCACCTCGGGAG ACAAGTCAGCGCATGGGTACATAGCAGCAAATACTCTG AACCGACTGCTGTCATCTGGGCCTCCTGTCAGCCTTAGAACCTGCAGCGCATTATTTGACAAG GGTGCCAAAACATCATCTACAGAGCCCCCAATTGCTCCACCTGTatcagaggaggaagatgaggaggaagaagaagaggaggaggaggaggaggaagaggaggacgatGATGACGAAATGCCCCCAGTCATTGCACCTCGGCCCGAGCACACCAAATCT ATCTACACGCGATCTGTCATGGACCCACCAAAGCCTCCCACCCCTGTGAAAGAAGTGTTGACTCCCCCAGAGTCGCAGGTCCAGCCAGAGAACACGTCAAACACGATGTATCGCCACACTGACCGCCAGAGGAAGAAGTCCAAAATGACAGATGAAGAGATTCTGGAAAGACTCA GGAGTATTGTGAGTGTGGGGGATCCCAAAAAAAAGTACACACGCTTTGAGAAAATAGGACAAGG agcATCTGGCACTGTGTACACCGCCATAGACATAGCAACTGGTCAAGAG GTTGCCATTAAGCAGATgaacctgcagcagcagcccaaGAAGGAGCTGATCATAAATGAGATCTTGGTGatgagggaaaacaaaaactccaATATAGTGAACTACTTGGACAG TTACTTGGTGGGAGATGAGCTATGGGTGGTCATGGAGTATTTGGCTGGTGGCTCGTTGACAGATGTAGTGACTGAGACCTGCATGGATGAGGGCCAGATTGCTGCAGTCTGCAGAGAG TGTCTTCAAGCCCTGGACTTTCTACACTCCAACCAGGTGATCCACAGAGATATAAAAAGTGACAACATCCTTTTGGGTATGGACGGATCCGTCAAGCTTA ccGACTTTGGCTTCTGTGCCCAGATCACTCCAGAGCAGAACAAGCGCAGCACAATGGTGGGAACACCCTATTGGATGGCACCAGAGGTGGTGACTCGGAAGGCTTATGGCCCAAAAGTGGACATCTGGTCTCTGGGAATCATGGCGATAGAGATGGTGGAGGGAGAACCTCCCTACCTGAACGAGAATCCACTCAGG GCACTGTACCTGATAGCTACGAATGGGACTCCAGAGCTGCAGAACCCAGAGAGGTTGTCATCTGTGTTCAGAGACTTTCTCAACCGCTGTCTAGAGATGGATGTGGACCGCAGGGGCTCTGCCAAGGAGCTGCTTCAG CATTCCTTCCTCAAGCTGGCAAAGCCTCTATCCAGCCTGACGCCTCTGATTGTAGCTGCGAAGGAAGCCATAAAAAACAGCAGTCGCTAG
- the LOC137107657 gene encoding serine/threonine-protein kinase PAK 3 isoform X2, whose product MSDSVDIEEKPPAPPLRMNSSSRDSSSVNHASKPLPMAPEEKNKKVRLRSIFPGGDKTNKKKEKERPEISLPSDFEHTIHVGFDAVTGEFTGIPEQWARLLQTSNITKLEQKKNPQAVLDVLKFYDSKETVNNQKYMSFTSGDKSAHGYIAANTLGAKTSSTEPPIAPPVSEEEDEEEEEEEEEEEEEEDDDDEMPPVIAPRPEHTKSIYTRSVMDPPKPPTPVKEVLTPPESQVQPENTSNTMYRHTDRQRKKSKMTDEEILERLRSIVSVGDPKKKYTRFEKIGQGASGTVYTAIDIATGQEVAIKQMNLQQQPKKELIINEILVMRENKNSNIVNYLDSYLVGDELWVVMEYLAGGSLTDVVTETCMDEGQIAAVCRECLQALDFLHSNQVIHRDIKSDNILLGMDGSVKLTDFGFCAQITPEQNKRSTMVGTPYWMAPEVVTRKAYGPKVDIWSLGIMAIEMVEGEPPYLNENPLRALYLIATNGTPELQNPERLSSVFRDFLNRCLEMDVDRRGSAKELLQHSFLKLAKPLSSLTPLIVAAKEAIKNSSR is encoded by the exons ATGTCTGATAGTGTTGATATTGAAGAGAAACCACCAGCCCCCCCCTTGAGAATGAACAGTAGTTCCAGAGACTCTTCATCAGTGAATCACGCCTCTAAACCACTTCCAATGGctcctgaagaaaaaaacaaaaaagtccgTCTGCGCTCAATCTTCCCTGGGGGAGACAAGA CAAAtaaaaagaaggagaaggaacGTCCTGAGATATCCCTACCCTCAGACTTTGAACACACCATTCATGTTGGCTTTGATGCCGTAACAGGAGAATTCACA GGTATACCAGAGCAGTGGGCACGGCTCCTACAGACCTCAAACATTACCAAGCTGGAGCAGAAGAAGAACCCACAGGCAGTGTTGGACGTCCTAAAATTCTACGACTCAAAAGAGACCGTCAACAACCAGAAATATATGAGCTTCACCTCGGGAG ACAAGTCAGCGCATGGGTACATAGCAGCAAATACTCTG GGTGCCAAAACATCATCTACAGAGCCCCCAATTGCTCCACCTGTatcagaggaggaagatgaggaggaagaagaagaggaggaggaggaggaggaagaggaggacgatGATGACGAAATGCCCCCAGTCATTGCACCTCGGCCCGAGCACACCAAATCT ATCTACACGCGATCTGTCATGGACCCACCAAAGCCTCCCACCCCTGTGAAAGAAGTGTTGACTCCCCCAGAGTCGCAGGTCCAGCCAGAGAACACGTCAAACACGATGTATCGCCACACTGACCGCCAGAGGAAGAAGTCCAAAATGACAGATGAAGAGATTCTGGAAAGACTCA GGAGTATTGTGAGTGTGGGGGATCCCAAAAAAAAGTACACACGCTTTGAGAAAATAGGACAAGG agcATCTGGCACTGTGTACACCGCCATAGACATAGCAACTGGTCAAGAG GTTGCCATTAAGCAGATgaacctgcagcagcagcccaaGAAGGAGCTGATCATAAATGAGATCTTGGTGatgagggaaaacaaaaactccaATATAGTGAACTACTTGGACAG TTACTTGGTGGGAGATGAGCTATGGGTGGTCATGGAGTATTTGGCTGGTGGCTCGTTGACAGATGTAGTGACTGAGACCTGCATGGATGAGGGCCAGATTGCTGCAGTCTGCAGAGAG TGTCTTCAAGCCCTGGACTTTCTACACTCCAACCAGGTGATCCACAGAGATATAAAAAGTGACAACATCCTTTTGGGTATGGACGGATCCGTCAAGCTTA ccGACTTTGGCTTCTGTGCCCAGATCACTCCAGAGCAGAACAAGCGCAGCACAATGGTGGGAACACCCTATTGGATGGCACCAGAGGTGGTGACTCGGAAGGCTTATGGCCCAAAAGTGGACATCTGGTCTCTGGGAATCATGGCGATAGAGATGGTGGAGGGAGAACCTCCCTACCTGAACGAGAATCCACTCAGG GCACTGTACCTGATAGCTACGAATGGGACTCCAGAGCTGCAGAACCCAGAGAGGTTGTCATCTGTGTTCAGAGACTTTCTCAACCGCTGTCTAGAGATGGATGTGGACCGCAGGGGCTCTGCCAAGGAGCTGCTTCAG CATTCCTTCCTCAAGCTGGCAAAGCCTCTATCCAGCCTGACGCCTCTGATTGTAGCTGCGAAGGAAGCCATAAAAAACAGCAGTCGCTAG